The sequence GCAGTGACAACAGAGATCTTAGCATCCGATTGGCCTTTCTGTTCTGTGCAGTTGCTGGTGCCTTGTTGCGTGAACTTGGGCCAAGGTATTTAAGACTTGCATTTCAGAGGCTTTCAACAGCTTTGAAATTAGGTAATtagtttttcttgtttgtttcaaCACTGATAAAATGAAGAGTATCTCATTTGCCCCATCCCTGTTTGCTTCATCTAGATTTACAGCACATGTTCACTGAATGCCTTTCTTTCCTTTGTGAACATCCTTTAGGTAAACACACTCATTCCCTAAGGCATTCTGCTGAGAGACCTCAGCGTATCATCCCGCTTGCTTTGGAGCAGAAATCCTTCTGGGGTACAGATAGTGCTgaatatgtttcttttccttttgtaagATGCTGTGTCTGTAACACCGCTGTGGACTGTTAAACAGCTGTCATCTTTCATTCCCTGCATAACAAGTTTTAGAAGCAGCTGATGTCATCTGTGCCGTTTGTGAAATGCTCTGGGTTCTTTTGGGATGGAAAGCCACAGAGAGATGTGATTATCCACTCCAGAGCTTAGCTGCCTTCAACTGcgtctattaaaaataaatgtcagctcTCTTTTCTGCAGTGTACTTTCACGTGAACATTCTTTGCCTTTGCTTTCTCCAAAACAGGTCCTGTGGCAGGCAACATGCACTCGACAGGCGCACCTGGAGCAATGATTCATGTCCAGGCCAGCCTGCCACAGGGAATCCTGGGGCTGAATTCTATTTCAACACACGGAGCAAATGTAAGAGCAGGCCTCGATGGCTTATTACTGCAACACTTCTTAGGAAAAGATGTTGGTAGTTTCCAGACTGACACGTctgctgtctttatctcagcagATGAGCCAGTACGCTGTAGGTGGGCAGCCATCTCCCAGTTTACAAACACAGCAACaactctttcctcctcctcattcGCAGCAAGTGTTTGCCCTGGCGCAGAACACACAACAGGTACTCTTATTTTCTTGTGGTCCGTGTCTTGAAATACCCTCCAAGATCATGTCTAaacccttttaaaagaaaaaccgTAAAATATCCCTAAACCTCCATACCCGTGGACGTTTTGCATCTGACGTTTTCCTGGTTTTCCTTCTGCATACAGTGTAACCCAGCAGCAATCTACAACACGCCCTACGGGACTCAGCCACACTATGCGCAGCCACGCCTGGCTCCTCACTCTGCCCAGGAACTGCAGCCAAAGCACTATCCCAAGCCCATCTATTCGTATAGGTGAGCAGAGAGCAGAACAGCTTCTTacctccagcctgtgctgggctggcTCTCACACTGTGGGTGTGGTAGCACGAGAGCGTTTGGTTCCTTTCAAAGGGAACAAAAGTCCCATCTTCCGCCCAGGAGTTCCGTGGAAGCTGCCTCGGAGGGGTAGCGGGAGTGAACAAGCAAACTGTTTCCTGGACATCAGCACAGGGGTAGAGTAATTCCACAGGGGAGTAAAACCTGCAGGATCACAGGGTGACTTCTGAGCGTTTGAGGAGGGTGATCCCACCATCAGCCAGGTGTTTGTGTCTTAAGAGACAGGCCCCGGGTTGCTAGACCAGAAGGTGGCATGAGGGCTCAGCAGACACagtctgttttttcctgtatttctctgTCCTGTAGCTGTCTGATTGCAATGGCACTGAAGAACAGCAAAACAGGCAGCCTGCCAGTGAGCGAGATCTACAGCTTCATGAAGGAGCACTTCCCCTACTTCAAGGTACGCGTCTGCCTGAAGGTGGGGGGGGACTAGAACACCTCCGAAACTTTACTCATGGCTTCTTTCACTAAAACATCCTCCTGCACCTTTCAGACAGCCCCCGATGGCTGGAAGAACTCTGTGCGCCACAACCTGTCTCTGAATAAGTGTTTTGAGAAGGTGGAGAACAAGATGAGCGGCACCTCCCGCAAAGGGTGCCTGTGGGCCCTCAACCCTGCCAAGATCGACAAGATGGAAGAGGAGATGCAGAAGTGGAAGCGGAAGGATTTAGCTGCTATTCACAGGAGCATGGCCAACCCGGGTAGGGCTGGCGTTACGCTTTCGCTGTGCCCGTGAGAGGCAAGGGGACAAAGGGCTGGTTGACCAGGAACACGGGAATCTTTAAGAAATAAGTTCTGTGGAACAGAGCTGGCTAGTGCAGAGCTCTTGCGCCTCCTCGAGCTGAAACACCCCATGCTCCACACCCAAGTCACTGCTGCTGCCCCGAGGCTGTACCACAGGGCGATGACAGGAGGAGGTAACAGAACTGACGGCTCTTTTCAGGGGCCCTCAGCACAAATCCATCCCCAGCTTCAAAACAGCTTGTCCTTTTCCCCCATGCTAACCTCTGTAGCATGTTCAAGGCCTCCTGAGGAGTTATGCTGCCTCCAGTGTTAGTGTTTAATAGCGTCACGTTTTGATGCAGTTTGTTTGCCGGCTCCTCTGTGAAACTCTCCCTTTATAAATAAGAATGAGAAAGTCGTAGTAAAGACACGTGTTTCTGAAGCTTTCAGGAGTTCAATATTGGCAAAATTTGTAACATACCATCAGTGATAAACTACATTCTCCTTTGCTTAAAAACAAAAGTGCCACTGAAATTGTCAGGAGCCTCTCGTATGACTCTTATTGGCGATACAAGCAGAATTCTGAGCAGCCCTATGAGCTGGAGACCTGCTGAggatgctcagtgctgcagctgcgGGTCAGCTGCCGTCGGTGGTGCCCTGGTTGCCCTGTCTAAGTCTCGTGTGATCATTCCTTTAGCTCAGGTAGGGGTAAGCGTGGAAGGCAACGAGGGTAAGGGCTAAGGGTGGGGAAGTGGGGGCGTTTCTTTGCTCTCTGCCTTCTGTGCTGCATCTCATCCGGTGATGGACGCTGCTGCCTCAGTTTTAGGGCAAAGGCACGTGGCTGTGCTCATTTGTGAAACGCTTTGGCCGGGCTCTGCTTGAACAAATGGGCTAaactatctcttttttttttttccccctcgggACGTGGTGTTGCTTGTGCAGGGGAGCTAGACAAGCTGATCACCGACAGACCCGAGCACTGCAGGCGGCCCAGCAAACAGGCAGAGCCGGAGGTCTCGGCCCTGAACCACCTGGCAGCGGCCCAGGGCCGGCTGCCCATgtcccagctgcagccccagcccgTGATGACGCTCTCGCTGCAGTCCATCCCCCTGCACCACCAGATCCAGGCCCAGGCTCGCATCGCCCCCGACTCGCCGGCGCCCGCGCAGACGCCTCCTCTCCACACCCTGCCTGACGTGAgccgcagccccctgccccaccaCCCCCTGGGACGGGCACCTCCCGACTTCCTCAACGTGACGGCAGACATGAGCACCGAGGTGGATGCTCTCGACCCAAGCATTATGGATTTTGCGTTGCAAGGTAAGGGAGAAAGGGGAATCACTGAATATAGAACCAGGATGCTCTGGGGTGGGATGGAACAGCTCAAACCTGGTGCTGGTCCCTGCGGCGTGACCTCCCTGGCCTTGCCCAGGGCGTTTCTGCCCTCTGCTAGATGACAAGCAGCTGCCTGCGTGGTTCAAGGGCAGGCGCTGAGCCGGCTGTGAGTGGGGGCGGCCCTGGACCTGGGACACCACATCCCTCTGCCCCGGGAAACCACAGCTccttttgtgcctcagtttcccccttcTGTAGAAGAACCTCCCTGCCTCGTGGCGATGGCAAGTGTGGCCCCTGGGGTTCTGGTTAGCACGTGGGAGGTAGATGCTGCCTGGAAAGGTCTGGACTCCCGCTGGAatcagggggatttgggggaccAGACTCTCTTACTGCCTTTGTGCTACAGCTGGTAGCATCTGCGGGCAGGAATGGGCCTAAGCGGGGGCTGAAGGCCCTTAGTTATGGACACACAGTGCCCGGGTGGGTTGGATGTGTCACTGTGaccagaatttaattttttttaaaggtaacaTATGGGAGGAAATGAAAGATGACAGCTTCAGCCTCGACACGCTGGGCGCCTTCAGCAACTCGCCGCTCCACCTCTCGGACTGTGACCTGGGTCCCCCCGGCCTCACCCCGGTGTCCAGCGGCAGCGACCGCTCCTTCGCAGACGTGCAGGTCACCGGCCTTTACACCACTTACACCACGCTGGACAACGTGGCGGCCGCCCAGTACATGAACCCCCAGGGCAACAAACCCATCGCTCTGCTCTGAGTCCTGCACCGCTCCACGGAGCTCTGACGCAGGGGACGGTTTCTCCCAGCTGTTAAAATCCGAcctgaaagcaataaaaaaaaaaaaagctcctccTGCAGACATGTGGAACGTGGGGGCTGTTTACCAGGATAAAGCATGTGATGCCAAAATAAATCAAACTGCTACTAGTCGAACCGCTTTCACCCAGGGCAAGACTGAGGAAGGGGCACAGACACTTGGCTGAAGCACTGGTGAGCTCTCAGGAAGGAGCCGGAAGGCatcagtcagcaggaactttcaCTAGAATGTAACCGAGCTAAAAAATACTCGGATTGAGGTAAATACATTTCATCGACACTGTGATCTGGACTATATGTGGAAACAGTTTGGCCACCACCTCCAGAGAAGCCAACGGGCCGGTCAGCACTGAGTTGGAGTCCAAAACGGTTGATCCTGTACCGTGTAGATCTTTTTTACTTAAATTGCCAAATAACTGTCGCCATGAAACAAAGACCTCACGCGGTTTCTGGAGGCTCCTGCACCACTAACACCTTTCTGACGTAACTATTGCTAATTTATTGTTATGAGGTaggaaaaaaaggagcaaaaatactaaaaaatgagAAGTCAGACCCATAGCAGACAACCGTTACATCTAGGTTTAAAAACAAAGTCCTCACCCCAAGAAGGAAGCGGTACTACTGTTAAACTGATCACTGGCTAGAAGATTTTAGGAATTATGcctatttttaggatttttttataaaaagattaGATTTGTTTATAGTCTTGTGTATTGTGCTTCTGTCTATTCTTGTGCTAGGCAGTATTACtatttgtaaatttatttatatttattgtcatgaagagaaaagaaattatgtAAACTGAGCActgttcaatttttaaaaatgctgcagTAACCCGTTTTACACCCACTAAATTATTCATAAtcaaaaatgaaacaattttaatCACTGCTGTTAcactacatttcttttaaataagcacTTTTGATACTGTGAaactcatggggtttttttaaaaaaattcagagacCAAATATTGTAGCTGGACCATACCGATTCATAATAGTTTTTCCTAATTAACCAAGTCAAATTGATTCTAATGTAGTTTAAATTTTCAAACCCTGCTTTATACTTGGTATCACAACATTGCAAAGAACACACTGAAACATCTGCAAATATAAAACGGAAATTGTATGTTGGAATGTAGCCTTTAGTTTACTTACACCTCTGTGACCACGAAGTGATATTTCTCTCCCACGTTCTGCCTGTTCCTGCGCGTTCCCGCCGTTGTACCCCCGTGCtcgccggctccccccgccccgcagagCCCGGCTGGGGGCAGAACGTGGCTCCAGCTTCGCTCCACGGACTGAAAACCCCGCGGGGGTGCGGGACGCTGGAACCCCCCCGCTGAAAATCAGGGGCTGGAAAACGCCTGTGCCTGCATCTCCCAAAAGGGCACGCTGCTCCGCCACCTAACTTATTGCTCAAGGACAAATGTGATTAGTGATCGTTTGCTGGGACTGGTGTCATctgtgatgtcttttttttttttttttaaataaatatttcttagcGCTGAGCCTGGGTCATTCTCGCTGTGCTGCGTTACCACCCCTCTGCCCTGCACCTCGGCCTTCAACAGCAGTTCCCAGGCATCTGCTGCTGGAAATCCAACCCAGCGAGGGAAGAGCTTCACGCAGGTTCCGGAGGGGGACAAACGGACACAGCTCAGACGTGTGTGACCGCAGCCGCCGCCTCCAGGCCCTTCGCTCCAATCGGACTTGGGTGTTGCTGCGCCACCACGGCCAGAAAAGCATCTCGCCGGTACACAAAGTGTCTGTAGCACCCGTCTGCAAGTGGAAGCAAGTGCCCGACTCAAAGAGCAGCTTCCCCCAGGCTCTGGGGCCAGCACAGGCACAACCCCACGGCCACGGCGAGGGTTTGTCCCCGGCACGAATCCTCCAGGAGAACAAGAGCTTACGGGTACGAACCTTTCTGGGTGCTGTTGGCCGGTCCCTGAGCATCCCCAGCTCTGGCTCAGGGAGAGGCCTTGGCAGGAGCTGCCCTCTGTGGGGCGGGGGCTGCACAGCGGCCGAGGCGGCTCAGATCCACACGGTTAGATGTTGGCGAAAGGAGGAGAGGTCAGGAAAGCTTCCTGGAGAGCTGCGCGCGCTTTAGGCGCGGTTTGGCTCCCGTGCAGCGAGCATCAGCCAACCCCCTTCCCTGATCAAGTGCAGTGACACCTTTGAAACCAGAATCATCTCATCAGGCCCTTCCCACACCCCCTCAGGACAGGGAGACCACCCGCAGACCCGGGTGGGACCCCCTcagcccaggcaggagcagggaggtgccCAACATCTCCACACCCTGCCTCGACCCAGGCGTCCGACGCCTTCCCCCGCCACTCGGCGAAGCGACGCACTGGCGAGGACACGCTCGGCGTCCCCTGCCGTGAGCCAAGGTGGAGCAGGGGACAGGGCCGAGCAGCCAGAGCTCACCCTGCCTCCGCGGAGGAACCGGGTCGCTGCGAGCCGCGTCCtccctcctctccatcctccGCAGGAGCCACGGGCTGAAAACACCCGAAGGAGCTGCGGTGGGAGCCGGGAAGGACACGAGATGGGCAAGAGGAACAGTCGGGTCACTCAAACCGTGGTGGATCCGTTGATGCTCCCCCTGGAACAGCTCCCAGCGTGGCTCGCCGGTGCCTCTTCTGGGCTACCAGCTCCTCCTAGTCACATTTACCAATCGCTCCCCAGCAAGGGGAAGAATGAGACCAACTCACAGTTCCTGAGTTTATTATAAACCGTCAGTCTGAGACTGCTTCTTAAGCAGGGTTACACTTCCTCGTGCCAGTGCCTGGCCAGCTTCCACACGGCCGTACGGACCCTCCGCCTGCGTCCCTCTCCCCCGGGGTGCCTGGGCCGGGCGGTTTGTACCTCCCGCTCTGACCAGTCTCGTGGTGCTTGTTTTAAAGTTTAAGGCCAGGGCTTGCAACTAAAACACAGTGAAAGATTTTTAGAAtctttttaaaaccaaacttCTGCACCAGACTTCGCTTGGGACAAGTTTATCTTCTGCCAAGCTGCCCCTCTGAGGAACGCACCCAGCGCCAGAGGGGACGCTGCACAGGCGGCAAGACCGTATAAACGCTGATTTAGGCAAGTACAAGCCCAAGGCTCCAGCTCAGGGGCTGAGGAactgggtggggaggggaggtctggcctctgagcagcagcagcgtgTCCTGGTgccccccctgcccacccccagctcAAGGTGGGCCGTCGTCACCCATGGCTGACAGGAGCCGGGCGAGCTGGGCCTTCTGGGCGCGGGTGATGTGCTGGGCCATCTGGATGATGCAGTCCACGGCCACCTCGGGGTTGGCCTGGACCAAGCTGCAAGGCAAGAGGGGAGAGGGCAGCTGCCTCGGAGGTTGAAGCAAGAGCTGCTCCATCTCCCCAACCCAGGGGCTGGCCTCGCCCTGCGCATCCCGGCTCCCGCCGCGCTCACCTCTGGACGTGCTTGAGCACGTAGTCCCGCTTCAGGTACTTGATGTTCTCCCGGATGGCCGACTGGGTGCTGTCGTCCTCCCgcagctgcttctccagccaCTCCACCACCACCTGGTTGTTGTCCCAGAGGTAGCCCTGGGGGGAGCAGCACTGTGGGCAGGGggtcctgctgcctgcacagcccgAGCCCCCCCTTTCTGCTGCAGCCTCCAGCTTTCTCCTCCCGTGACAAAACCaggcaaaaggatttttttcttctcagtcctGCACACATGGCACAGCACATCACACTCCCCCCCCTCCCATGTAACAGCCACTGGGTAAAAGGCTTGATCTGAAAATTGAAACTCAGGAAACCTTCATGGATTGTTTAAAACgtaagaagttaaggaaaaacgTGTTTCCTTTGCACACCCTCACTTCCCAGATCAGCAAGCACAGGACTGACAGTGCGATGCTGTGTCACGGCACCTGCATTTGAGAGCAGCTCAAATGCAAAGGCCCCAAATCTTCCTTCTGCCCTGGGAAGTTTTATCTGATGGTAGAAAATGTCTATTCGAGCACCAGCACCCAACTGAGGTCACCCGATTTGAAGAGACAGCCCCGGCGCTGCTCGGCCGCCCACCCCGGCGCGGGCTGCAGAACGTCGCATGTTCAAACCCTCGAGGAGGCACCAACGAAGTGGCCGAGTGACGGGGCAGCAGGGTGACAGCCCTCGGGGACCCCCTGGCCGCAGGGATGCCGCGGGGAGCCGGGGTCGGGGCTACCTTCGTGGTTCCTTCTGTCTCCATGAACCAGCGCCGCAGCATGGACTGGATGTGGACGTGGCTCAGCTCGCCGTTGGCCTTCAGCACCTCCGCCTTcgccacctcctccagcagcagccggCGCAGCCGCCAGTAGAGGAAGGAGCGGGCGTTCCTCCACTCCAGGATGTCCTGCAGAAACGGGGACACAGCCCACGTTTGCCTCCGCAGAACGAAGGGGAGCTGGCGGGCAGCAGGTTTGAAGGCAGCTCTGCCGGGCTGCGGCAGGGAGCGGCGCCCGGGGAGGACGTtgagctgcagcccagcccctcGGGAGGGGATTCGGCCTCCTGCCTTCATGCTGCTGCAAACCCCACTGCCTGgagccccctcccgccgccgccccggctcaCCGTGATGACGCCCTTCTCCTGCATGCGCCCCGGGGTGTCGTGCAGGTCGGCGAAGCGCACGGCCACCTGGTAGTACATGGGCAGGAGGAGCTCCTCCCGGGCCTTGAGCTGCTTCTCCAGGTCGCTGCGCTGCGCCTCGGACAGCTCGGGGGTCCCTGCGGGACACGCCAGGCTGAGCAGCCCACCCGTCACCCCTCAGAGGGAGCCCACAGGCCACTGCGGGGGGTGGGCTCCGCTCCGCGCTCCTACATCAGCCACCCCCACCAGGAAACGCGGCACCCGGCGTCACGGCCCTTCACTTCGGTGCATTTACACCCCGGCCACGGAGGGCCAAGGCCACGGAGGGCTGCACCGTGTTCGGCCCTGCCACGAGAGAGGCGGGAGGTGGCACTCACAGGGACTTTGTGGGACCATGTGGGTCCCACCAGACCTGCAGGCAGGTCACAGGGCGAGAGGAGCCCCGGGCGTGTTAAAGGCTGAGCAGCTCTAACGACTGTGCGGCATCTCACCGGGCACTGATCAGCGTGGCTGTCACCATTCTCGATCTCAGAGCATGGGAGAAAAGTCCAGCACCGTTCATGGACCCCCCAGGAGATCCAGGTGTTTTAAAGTACCACCACATCCTCTTGGCAGGTTCCGCCCTCAGAAAAGCCACACAGAATTCTCCCAGAGGAACACTAAAGGATTTCCTGGTTGCCACTGGGCTGTTTGGGCCTCATGTTTTAACTTACCATGACCAGTGCCCAATTAAGTCAAAACACCCTTCCCTTACCCAGCTGCTCAACGAGCTTGGCACACACTGAATCGATCCTTCTCATGGTCTTCACCAAatcttttttcctgaatttgaTCTCCACTGTTCCTCCAGGCTCCAAAATGCCCCCCCTGGAAGGAAAGTTTGGTAAGTTAGGGACTGATCTGCACAGGAGAATAAATCCTGGGACAAGAGGTCCAGGCAACTCTCTCTCCTAAGAATTAGGGAGACAGAAAACCTAAAAGGGTTTTGTTTTCCGTCTAGGATTCCTGTCTATCCTCCCATTCCTTGCAGCTTGCTCCAATGTGTTAATTCAGGTTAGAGAAAAGGCCTCCTGACCCCCAGAACCATGTCTGACTGGCCTGCAGCCTTCGCTGGACGCAGGATATCCCCAAGGAGATACCTGCCACGCCGGTCGCAAAGAGCCCCAGAACTTTCAGCTGATGGCTTTGATTAACTCAAGGGTAAAAGAACGCCCATCTCAAGTGACTGGAGGTCTCCGCCAGCAGGACTACGACTCTGCAGACCCCAAGCAGAGGCTCTCACATCTCCACACGCGTTTTCTGGACGCTGACCTGCTCTCCTTGTCCGCGTAGAGCTCCACGTACAGGGGGTTGATGGTGGAGTCGATGACCACCCAGGAGCCTCCCCGCAGCTCCGCGTGCGGTGGGATGTACACCAGGACAGGCTGCTTAAAATCCCGGAGGCTGTCGACAATGAAGGCGCCGAACTTCAGCATTTGGTCGTACATGTCTGAAAGCCAAAGGGACTTAGTGGCTGGGTGTGCTGTGAGCCAGGATATTGCCCTTTGCCTCCTCCTAGTAGCCCAAAGCTGCCTTCTCCATTGCAGAAACCAAAcaagcaccccaaaaccagcccagcaGGAAGCCACCAAGCCCTGGGACCCGGCTCCTGGCAACGCCCCATCACCTCCCCAGCCCAAGCCCACGTCTCGGCGTGGTGCAGGCAGGATCCTGGTAGGCTGGCTCAGCCCAGGACCCGTGGGGTGGCAGCAGTGCCGGCAGAATGTCACAGCACGGGGGTCTGGGCA is a genomic window of Athene noctua chromosome 17, bAthNoc1.hap1.1, whole genome shotgun sequence containing:
- the FOXN4 gene encoding forkhead box protein N4 isoform X1, whose product is MIESDIPSIMSGIIRNSGQNHHPSQEYRLLASDPSQLSEDDLPSDLQSLSWLTSVDVPRLQQMASGRMDFSLAAQNAMLQQTGPVAGNMHSTGAPGAMIHVQASLPQGILGLNSISTHGANMSQYAVGGQPSPSLQTQQQLFPPPHSQQVFALAQNTQQCNPAAIYNTPYGTQPHYAQPRLAPHSAQELQPKHYPKPIYSYSCLIAMALKNSKTGSLPVSEIYSFMKEHFPYFKTAPDGWKNSVRHNLSLNKCFEKVENKMSGTSRKGCLWALNPAKIDKMEEEMQKWKRKDLAAIHRSMANPGELDKLITDRPEHCRRPSKQAEPEVSALNHLAAAQGRLPMSQLQPQPVMTLSLQSIPLHHQIQAQARIAPDSPAPAQTPPLHTLPDVSRSPLPHHPLGRAPPDFLNVTADMSTEVDALDPSIMDFALQGNIWEEMKDDSFSLDTLGAFSNSPLHLSDCDLGPPGLTPVSSGSDRSFADVQVTGLYTTYTTLDNVAAAQYMNPQGNKPIALL
- the FOXN4 gene encoding forkhead box protein N4 isoform X2, yielding MIESDIPSIMSGIIRNSGQNHHPSQEYRHINPSQLSEDDLPSDLQSLSWLTSVDVPRLQQMASGRMDFSLAAQNAMLQQTGPVAGNMHSTGAPGAMIHVQASLPQGILGLNSISTHGANMSQYAVGGQPSPSLQTQQQLFPPPHSQQVFALAQNTQQCNPAAIYNTPYGTQPHYAQPRLAPHSAQELQPKHYPKPIYSYSCLIAMALKNSKTGSLPVSEIYSFMKEHFPYFKTAPDGWKNSVRHNLSLNKCFEKVENKMSGTSRKGCLWALNPAKIDKMEEEMQKWKRKDLAAIHRSMANPGELDKLITDRPEHCRRPSKQAEPEVSALNHLAAAQGRLPMSQLQPQPVMTLSLQSIPLHHQIQAQARIAPDSPAPAQTPPLHTLPDVSRSPLPHHPLGRAPPDFLNVTADMSTEVDALDPSIMDFALQGNIWEEMKDDSFSLDTLGAFSNSPLHLSDCDLGPPGLTPVSSGSDRSFADVQVTGLYTTYTTLDNVAAAQYMNPQGNKPIALL